The Rhodocytophaga rosea genome has a segment encoding these proteins:
- a CDS encoding PorP/SprF family type IX secretion system membrane protein: MKKFVCTLPFLIFVQVYLYAQQLPTFSHYYINPYVYNPALAGVNGYNEVYLTHRRQWMGVEGAPVTSDLSVHLPTKGKMAYGFRISNYSRGLLSTTSGVFTVAYTAKLADDQYLRAGLSGGLGTNGIDLEKVENISDPALSNIRNRGMFFDGNAGVSYQYKKLTLSASLPKLFQRNVVQTNLKNQLQVKRLDHYLFSAGYKFNFSQSSIVFEPQMVYQIADGMPSQFEALGTVYFYDKFWAGAAYRHNNGPAAFAGIKLNDKLRFSYVYEMGPSKISNYSGGSHEIMLSMRFGNRKREERKSVNRNIPTASHKKTPAEKLKDAKDAYIEKELAKLPDSQTKEVSEEKSETAAQKKITAQEKQSSTPASKPEESVNKMFDGEVAGKPEQKIVVQKKEHPMEMEKGYYVVVSAFRIFDNAMKYHEYLSDTYFESRFGFSSKSLYYYTYVLYTKDVNKARFERDKLRKMKGFADTWVLIVE, from the coding sequence ATGAAGAAATTTGTGTGTACGCTTCCGTTTCTAATTTTTGTGCAGGTATATTTGTATGCGCAACAATTACCTACTTTCAGTCATTATTATATTAACCCGTATGTGTATAACCCTGCATTGGCTGGTGTTAACGGTTATAACGAAGTATATTTGACACATCGCCGCCAGTGGATGGGCGTAGAAGGGGCACCAGTTACTTCTGATTTAAGCGTTCACTTGCCTACAAAGGGTAAAATGGCTTATGGCTTTCGCATCAGTAACTATTCCCGTGGTTTGCTTTCCACTACTTCAGGCGTTTTTACAGTAGCCTATACTGCAAAGCTGGCAGATGATCAATATTTAAGAGCAGGTCTTTCTGGAGGCTTAGGTACAAATGGAATAGACCTGGAAAAAGTTGAAAATATCAGCGATCCGGCCCTGAGTAATATCAGAAACAGAGGCATGTTTTTCGATGGAAATGCTGGGGTGAGTTATCAATACAAAAAACTGACTTTAAGTGCTTCTCTTCCTAAACTGTTTCAGCGGAATGTGGTGCAAACTAATCTGAAGAATCAATTACAGGTTAAACGACTGGATCATTATTTATTTTCGGCTGGCTATAAATTTAATTTTTCTCAAAGCAGCATTGTTTTTGAACCGCAGATGGTTTATCAGATTGCTGATGGTATGCCTAGTCAGTTTGAAGCTCTGGGTACCGTCTATTTTTATGATAAATTCTGGGCAGGAGCAGCTTACCGGCATAATAATGGTCCGGCTGCTTTTGCAGGTATTAAATTGAATGATAAGCTCAGATTTAGTTATGTATATGAGATGGGACCTTCCAAAATTTCAAATTATTCTGGTGGTTCGCATGAGATTATGTTGAGTATGCGGTTTGGAAACAGGAAGAGAGAAGAACGGAAGAGTGTAAATAGAAATATTCCTACTGCTTCTCACAAAAAGACTCCGGCAGAAAAATTGAAAGATGCCAAAGATGCCTATATCGAAAAAGAGCTGGCTAAATTACCAGATTCCCAAACCAAAGAAGTTTCTGAAGAAAAATCTGAAACGGCAGCACAGAAAAAAATAACGGCGCAAGAGAAACAATCTTCAACTCCTGCTTCTAAACCTGAAGAGTCCGTAAACAAAATGTTTGATGGGGAAGTAGCAGGTAAACCAGAACAAAAAATAGTGGTTCAAAAGAAGGAACATCCTATGGAAATGGAAAAAGGATATTATGTGGTAGTAAGCGCTTTCCGGATTTTTGACAATGCCATGAAATATCACGAATATTTGTCAGATACTTATTTTGAAAGCCGTTTTGGATTTAGCTCAAAATCA